TGGTGTGAGACAAGCCTTTGGAGATGACTGTGGCTGTGACAGTAACCAAACCTGGCTGAACCAATGGTCTTCCGATAAGTGAAAAGTCTTTAGTTGCTGCAAGTAACACTTTGTCTAACGTAAGCTTGTCTCCTATGTTTGGAGGCCAGTATCCTTCAACTACTAGAAGGTCTCCGTCAGTAATTCTCCACTGTTTACCTAGAAGATGGACTATTGCGAAGTTACGGCTCGCATTTTGTTCAATAAGTTTGTTGCAAGCCGCTATCACGTCTTTAGTAGTTTCTGGCACGGGTTTGCTTTCTACTGGCACAAGGTTTGTCGCAAATCGTGATAATATACCACCtgaaacaatgaaataatattttgttttgttttcttttaggTAAGTTGAGGTTATAGTTTAGAAATCATTTATCATACTGACCTTGAGGGCCGCTAAATATATTGGCAATTCTTTGCAATCCAGCTCTTATCATAGCCAttgtgatatttaatttttataaaaatatattcgattcGGGATCAAAACATTTCTATGACATAACCTCAAAACGCCTACAGATAATATTATACTCGTTAAGTGACAGTTTCGTCCAGAAATTCGTATGTTTggtataagttttatataaactacatttcttatatttgaaaaattaaaacatatttatattattatcattaatataatattgataaccTAAGTAATTGTATTACATTACAAGCACaggtatttacaatattttttgctaaaatattggtatttattcgaattttatGAACTAATAGCTGCGCTCACAAAGTCGTCTGTGTGGGACGTAAATGTATCAGTATATCTCATATGTCTCTCAATTCATCTCACCGTAACACCGTTTTGAATCCTACTTGGATTTGGTAGATTTTGCGGGATACTCTTATGAAAATTTAAGCAAGcagacaaaaagaaaatatgttatattacatGACAAATCTAcgggtatttttatataataccagCAATATGCACAATCTATACTCCAATACCTAAACCATTGTACCAAGTTATTACTACGTGAACTTGGATCGATAAATAAACCACATAGCAAtgtgtactttattttaattttgtaagtcCAAATATACAGACATAACTGCCTTACAGGATTATTAGAATTTTTTGCCTTCTCCTAGTGATCGTAGGCTTGACTTGCCGAACATCGCATTTCCACTAAAATGTAACGGAACAATGATTAAAATGAGCTTGAAACGTCTCTAATCTTTTCTCCCGaaaacttcatattttaattcatttcctTTTCTTGAAAATGtttcttaacaaaaatatttaattaacctGTGTTTTTTGCGCCCTTAGCTCTACTAATGGGTGCAGTAAATACTCAAGAACTAAATATCTCCGCCGTTGGAAATGattcatttattgaaaaacgaAAGAGGGTAGTTTTTGCTTCTATCAGGGCCTCCTGGATTTATTGTAGCGCCATCTATGATTCCTTAATGGAACTACTCTATATTGGTTTAGTTTGTAACCTGCTAGGTGGCAAGGGTACGCCATTGTACTCACTTCACAAGGCGTTTTCAATATTAGATAATCAGACTTTCTTGTTTTCCTTGTACCATTATTAGATTTATGGCATAGAAGTTTTTGGTCGTAGTTCCGTTCGATTAAGTATGTTTTTTCGAGTAAAAGTATAGCGTGGTTTACTACAAGgttgtaaatacataatattctcTGGAAAGTTATTTAACTACCAAAGAAAGTGAGACAAAATCCGTATTACCTATTTCGAAGATAAGTCGAGAGTAGTTGTTCAAATATCTGACGTTGAATATCTGAGTCCCCCTCATTgtatatgtaggtacttatattttttttatttcaagataGCTAAATCttattattcaattttgtaCTGATGTCCACGAATATACCCAAAGAATATCAAGATTATAACCTTTTTTAGTTCATTTTGGGATcgtaataaataagaaagaataaattattagaaggaAAAAGCAAAAGTGGCTCCCTCAAAgcaagttttttatttcctGTTCAGCATGTAATAAGTGAATTTCGAAAGAATTACGAATTGACTATTGATTTAATAGGAAACTAATAGACAATATGAAGGAAtggggatgtttttttttttttttaaatctctaaGGAGCacggtcgttatttcacgactatgtcgctccgtacgtccacttttacaaTGGGGATGTTGTGGCTTTCGAAAACTTTCCACACGAAACGAACCAGTTTTAATGGCAGGTGTTATTGAAGATATTAGATTTTTGGGAGCCCGTTGTATTGTCGCAACCTCAGaacaataagtaaaataattaacgcaGTAGTCGCAACAGTGCCGGCAcatttatcttacttcttactaatgttataaatgccaaagtttgAGAGAATgttatgtttggatgttcgtaTATTTTctagaagtaaacgcagcaaCTATTAAACAgattgaatgaaattttacataCGGGTAAGCCATGTTCTGGGAAGCAtatctactttttatcccgggaaaggCTTATTACGCGGGCAAACTGCCAGCAATacctaattaagtaataaaatttaaaaaccttatTGGTTATGTAGGCATTTAAAGCGATTTTCaaataatcaatcaatttaaatcaattaaataatttataaagatcatTTAAACAACCAGTATGGGCTAATAGGTAGCGAGCGGGGACTGGATTAGGGTTTGGGAAGGACAATTagaactaatattaaaaaagattcATCGAAATCGGTACACCAAGTCAAAAGTGCTCAggcaacaaatataaaaaaaaatacaatcgaattgagaacctccttttttgaagtcggttaaaaagagaaGGAACACTGTAAAAGGCCGCTAAAACTCTTATCATCCTCGCCGGGGAGGATGAAGGTCCTAGCCTCCTTTACCTATCAGAGTATCATTAAGCGATGTTGCCCGATACCTTATGCTGTTATAAACTATTTGCACCGTGGCTTTACAGCTTTGTTTTCTCTCCTATATCGGTAACATCAAGCGCATTGTGAATAGCAATACGTGGTGTGAcctttagaataaaatttgcaaGACGATTTGAACTGATTTCTCTGCCCTAAGAATTACGAATGGGTATCCTGTAAAAGGATGTTATCATTTGCTTTTTAGAAGCTATTGCACGTTGTTTCGCCTGTGTAGAAGTACTTTCTATAATATTCGtggataatgtagcttcttattgaagaaaaaaacaagaaatttataaaaatatagatgcATGGCAAATTGGAACTGGTATTCTTATTTGCAGTTTCAAGCGGGCTGCATAAATTATGTCTAGTGGTTACGTTTAGACCATGAAGGGGTTTGGATATGATATCAAGGTCagtaaataatcaaaaatgtgATTGGAGAAAATTTTTAGTCGTCCGAGTCTAGTTTATGCCCAACACAGAGATTTGTATGCCATCTTTGATAGCTACGAATGGAAATCAGCTCGGTAAATAATATAGTTGGAATATATGCTCGTTCTTTGTTACTCTTTTAACGATATCTGAGTTTGTTTTGAATGATTTGTGTGCCGTTTATAGTAGGATTTATACACCCCATAGCAGGACCAAGTTCTACTTACCTTATCTGCCCTTTAAGCTGTATTTTGGACTATTAAGAGAAATCTAAGTTTAAAGCACAATAAGTACCCCACAGCAACAATTCGCGTaacatttttagttaatttatctGCACAAGTAGTGCAAAAGATTTTTCACGTGATAAGTAACGGATTCGAACAACCGAGCTATGATTAATTTCTCTGTGTACATTGTAAACAACTTGCTACTCCAAACAGagactttaatttaattttccggTATTGATTACCTATAGCTATTGGCAATTTTAAAAATCACCATCGGCCGGCCCTACTCTTTCATTCCGTTCCCTTCGTGTTTTTCCGGCGCCCGTCGGCCATTTCCGGCGGCGTCTGGGGCGCGTTGCCATGACAACGGGCGGGCACGCCGCGCTCTCGCGAGCGGCCGCGGCCGAAAATAAACACCACGAAGCCTACCGGGACACTCAAGGTGCACGCCAAAATGGTACCTATAGAGCCGGTCACGTGACGTTGGGTCCAACCACGGACCAACCTCTCCCATGGAACACACCCATTAAGCTAGCTTAGAATATGTGAAGTAAAACTATCGAAGGGAAACTTGgttagtattaaattttaaatcatttgaaACAGAATTGTTGAGAAACATAGAACTGATGATTTATTGGTACATAGAGAGAGAGTGTGGCGCGCGTTTTTCCACGAATTTTCGTAAAGTTGCCGGGCTCGGGCGCGCCTGGGGCGGGGGAGCGCCGGCAGGCGGCGGCACGCGGCGGCAGGGCGGTGAAACGCGGAGGGCGGAGGGCGCGGGTGTGCGGCGGCTCGGGCGGCGGGGCGGCGGACGCGGCGGCGTGCAGCGGGGCCGGTGCGCGCGCACCGCTCCCGCGTCAGTCGCTGGGCGGCGCGCGGCCCGTCGCGGTCGATACTGCACGCTGCTCGAGCACGGCCATGTTGCGCGACGCGAGCACGCGCGGCCTCCTCCCCACGCTGCTCCCGTAGTGTAGTGTCCCCTACGGCCTCAGCAGCGGCGCCGCTACGAGCTTTCGGTCAGTACCCCCTGGCCGAACCATGTGTATTACGTATGTAGATAAAGTTTCACCACCTGAAAACGGTGCCGCGGTAGTGACATGCGCTGATGCACGCTACGGTGTGACCGGCGGCTTGTCTGCTCGCCCCCCGTGGTGACGTGCATTGAACGCTTGAGGAACTGATGACACGCAGTTTTGGTGTTAGTTTATGCGTGCGTCCGGCCCGCGAGGACTAGAGCCGGGTGTAAGCGGCCTCATACGCTCACGTGAATGACGCGCCTTAGTGGCTCGTGTGTGTACTCTACACGGCGGCACGTTGCCAGTTGTGACCCACGTACTTGCAGCGTTGGAATTGTTACTTGTTATGGAATGTACGTTTTACTGATTACCTGATGTTTTAAGTATCAgttatcaaaaacaaaatatgaacaTTAATCTTCCGTTACTCTAAAGTAAAGCGAAGCTTAAAAGCTCATATTcacacaataattttgaaacttaACTCAAGTTCTATTGACCAACGTCCGAGTCATAAGAACAAAGTTAAGAAAAACATTTcagtacaatattaaaaaacataaaaaattaacctTCTGAAGCACATACTTGTTTTCAGGCTAAGTCTTAAACCGGGTTTATAGATCTCAGCCTAAAGTGTTCTCGTAACATGTTTACCCACAGAAGGCTTGAACATAAACTTTTATACCTGACATAAATACAGCACTCAATATAATGAGTGTAAGAAACGTGCCCTAACGAACACTTTTATTACGGTAGAGTCGGTAGAGATCAATCATCGGGGAATCAATCATTCATtctataaatatcattattattcatGAGGAATATTATTGGTGACTCAATATACCTTTTCCAATCCTTTCTTAAAGACAGGTGCACCATTAATTCAAGTTAATGGAGTAAGATATCAGTTCATCAGATAAAACCTTTCAACTTCATAATCCCCATGCTTTAGAGTTCAATGCACCTGTCATGCAAAATTTTGGATGATTCCTTATCATCAGGTGACTCGTCTGCTATTAAAAGAAACACCACATTTAATATAGGTAGGCATACATAACCCCATGttaaactgtcccactgctgggctagACTCTACCAACGATAAACTTTTTGTATAACATGCTGTCTTAACGAGATTCTGCAGACTTATTTTCCATTATACCCTAATGCAAAACTTAGTAAAGCTTGATTAAAATCTAATGAATTCTTAAATTCGGCCCAAATTTCCGAAGATTACCTTtacaaacaaacttacaaactttGCCCCGTTATTACTGTAAATCCCTTGTTTTGAATCCTCGGAAAATCCAAGTAGTTTGTCGAAGAAAACCGCTAGAGTTTGGGCTATTGTAAATCTTATAATTTCCGAAGCTAAACATTTCAAGTATCTGTGTACATAGTTATGAATAAATAGACTATGAGGGTCTGTCAATACCTTTGAAACTAAATAGGCGTAACGTTACTTGCACGTGGTGATGCTAGCTCGCGGACGAGGCTTCAACGACCCGCCAAGTAGAAGTGAAAATCTAACCCTAATCATTAGTAATTCATGGAAGCTATTGACCAACCAGGCAGCTTCTGTGCAATAGACTGCTGAGTAGAACTGACAGATATTTATGCGATCCACGGTTATTTCGTGTAAACCTTTTCATAGCTAAAGTCGATGTCATAAGACTTGCGTATCCCTACAGTCCTGTACAGTGAGTCCGAACGTTAATTGAGGACAGGTTCCAGCTCATAATGTTTCTTATATAAAGCGGGTATAACAGAAACAAAGCTTTAAATAACTTCTGACCCATACTAccatattttttccaaattgtATGTCATAAagtgaaatgtatttttttgagAGTTAAGTTTTTGTAACTACAAATATTTCCATAGTCTTACCTGGACACAGTTTGATCTCACTGGGTTCAAAAGTTAACTACCAAATGGTGAGTCAATGTAGTAAACCACGCTGTAGACCAAGCACTACACAATGGTTTTGTTTGACGAAGTATCGCCTCACAGAACCATGATGTAAAATCATTGTTTTGATAGTAAGACTGTAAAATTGTCAAAAGTGGAGTCGCGatcctaatatttatttttaattatccatTCTGTTTTAGCATTACGATTGTTCAGAATACTAGAAGCCCAAAAGTCTTCCCAATCTTTTCTTTAAGTCAGTGAgatctttaattaataaatggaCCCCTGAAACCCGTGACACGACTTTAAAATCGTTGTTAATATGTTACTTAGAGACTTCCCTAGCCTTTATGAGTGTAGTTGTATGAATTACTATTAAACAAACCGTCCCGTAGGATTACTCGCAGGACACGTTTAGACCTACTTCTAAAAATAAAGCGAATTCTACTTGTTAAACGTGGGACTCTAACATATGTAAATTTAACAGGCTTTTCTCGCGGCATCGCCCGTTTAAAGGTTCTGTGCATATACTTGAGTAGCGTAGCCTATATAGGGCAGGATCTGGTATATCTATATACCTGAATCCATATAAATGTATTCAGTGGTTTCTCGTTAAGCATCTTCAcacttatatgtataatactCGAAGAATAGTAGggaaaagttattattaagtCATTTTTTAGACGGCCATAGCAAGTGATCCTAGTGCACACGATGATAAGACGATTGCCCCTCGCCATTCAACACATTGCGTTTCAGTTCATTTGTTAAATAGTCTCTACGTAGGGAACTCTTGGTAAGATAACCAGGTCGGTTGTGATAATGaacttttaaatttagaacacagAAGGTGCTTAGGATTGGTATTTATGTTCCATATTACCgttagtttatttgttttcttattttttatatagactACGATGGGAATAGAATTAACTATCCGAGTGTAAACAAGCGCGCCAACCAACATTAGTATTTATACCTTCTCCTGAAGTTATAAATACTAATGTTCTTTCAATATACTCTttatttgcaattataataaatatatataaagaattatactaatatatacctatataatagaTAAAGATTTTGCGTAAACTAGTCGAGTTTTATCGGATGGGAGCGTGGGCCGTCCAAACGAAAaaacagtatatttatttacagaatcgtatctgttaaataaaataataactaatattgaCTATCAACTTCTCTTattctatttgatttatttcgtcGTGAGTTGCGACTGATTAGAGCACTcagagactcgccgagcttcccCGGTCGGTGTCATAAATTGCGTGCCTGTGCTGATCCTGGTGTACAGGTGTTGTAGTGGGTCGAGAtagtttttatagtattaacCATTATAGTAATAACATTGCTTAATCTTTTAATTTCGTATGTGTAGTAAATGTTGATAGACATAAGGCTCAATTAATGACAGGCATTAAGTATGAATAtacttttgaaattcttatggtGAATTCCCACTTATGGaggtttcctcatgatattttccttcactattGAAGCAAGAATTGTTTAATAACAATACTCCTATcagttttgtaatttgtaactattttactatttaacCATGATAATTTTCACCAATCATTAATGatccataaaaaaatttattaataagtttttcgGTAACTAGTGTCTTGAAATTGAACCCAGGACTCTCATATGATATGTCTCTGCAGTCACCctctttaaacaataaaatcataagCCAGGGTTGTCACGACGGATTACATCCGTGCCAATCAATCTACGAGGCGGGGTGACAACCCTCACTGAGGGGACGCATGGAACGAATATGTAGATACTTTCACCTAAAATGTGCAGAGTAGAGCTATATGTAGCAGCTATGTTGGTATAACTCGGCTCGACTGGAGTGATCCCACTATATCACAAATAGAATCACGTTGACGAATAGAAATTTCACCACTATTTGTAAATTTagctttattttgttatgataacttctataaGTATGTGCAAGCTCCGTCTCATACATATTACCTATTCTTCCTAAAACCAATGGCTAGAGGCCTCTCTAATTTCTAATCTTTttctaaaatgtaaatttgGCGAGCACGACCTTGGCATTTATTATGAGATCACCAACTAACACAAATTTTCTCTTTACTTAAAaactagtatattttttatatatttggatctaattcaaacattttaattgaaacGGGTGTTAAAAAAACGAACTAAACTAAAATCTAATAGCCAGCTTCAA
This genomic window from Manduca sexta isolate Smith_Timp_Sample1 chromosome 17, JHU_Msex_v1.0, whole genome shotgun sequence contains:
- the LOC115451465 gene encoding 39S ribosomal protein L21, mitochondrial, with protein sequence MAMIRAGLQRIANIFSGPQGGILSRFATNLVPVESKPVPETTKDVIAACNKLIEQNASRNFAIVHLLGKQWRITDGDLLVVEGYWPPNIGDKLTLDKVLLAATKDFSLIGRPLVQPGLVTVTATVISKGLSHTRTHFKKKRRKQFMRINFQRAQQTILRINSIEIANKVNEAPKNVF